From a region of the Lentilactobacillus curieae genome:
- a CDS encoding NAD(P)H-dependent oxidoreductase — protein MKILGILGSHKENGVTRMALDTVLNQVKFPNTTDFIYLEDYNFGPDKGDAKDPVLDILESKMLEADVWVIAAPTYWGSLSGKLKDFFDCMRQRLVRIDHLGETHPDKFKDKHYISITDCYMSSIENFVTGVTDQSFRIIDKVMSSAGVIKLNEIVVTNSYGLTELPNNKQRQLRQAGIKLNSAIRKDDNTMKRYIELFFMIAVMALATMGIQSLTGLLANHSFWLMWISFVVIFYVLLACMLHFFTFVKHRRR, from the coding sequence ATGAAGATATTGGGGATTCTTGGTTCTCATAAAGAGAATGGTGTCACTAGAATGGCTTTGGATACTGTTCTCAATCAAGTTAAGTTTCCGAATACAACAGACTTTATCTATCTCGAAGATTATAATTTTGGCCCAGATAAAGGAGATGCTAAGGATCCGGTTTTAGATATCCTGGAATCTAAGATGCTTGAGGCAGACGTGTGGGTTATTGCGGCACCAACGTACTGGGGAAGTTTATCTGGGAAATTAAAAGACTTCTTTGATTGTATGCGTCAGCGGTTAGTACGGATTGATCATCTAGGTGAAACGCATCCTGATAAGTTTAAGGACAAACATTATATCAGCATTACCGACTGTTATATGAGTAGCATCGAAAACTTTGTTACGGGGGTTACCGATCAAAGTTTCCGAATTATAGATAAGGTAATGTCTTCTGCTGGGGTAATTAAGTTAAACGAAATCGTGGTTACAAATAGCTACGGATTAACAGAGTTGCCTAATAATAAGCAACGGCAATTAAGGCAAGCAGGGATTAAGTTAAACTCAGCTATTCGAAAGGATGATAACACGATGAAACGATACATAGAGCTGTTCTTTATGATTGCAGTTATGGCTTTAGCTACAATGGGAATCCAATCACTGACAGGCTTATTAGCAAACCACAGCTTTTGGCTAATGTGGATTTCATTTGTGGTTATCTTTTACGTATTACTAGCTTGCATGTTGCATTTCTTTACATTTGTTAAACATAGAAGAAGATAA
- a CDS encoding MMPL family transporter yields the protein MNKLSKRYGFAFIGWVIAILVSVILLPNMSQLLADKGQTKIPDSAQSQVAKVIQNKWGHKISNTRQVVVVFHDKNGKLSDTQQQNINSTINYLKNQTKQLNIKGITGPNDSTMTQKQLISKDKTTQLVQLDVGKKYSVQKMNSDIKKASKTAGVKTYVTGSDVLNDDFRKATEDGIKKTELIATIFILIVLIIVFASPIVPLISLLTVGTSFIISLSIVMNLAKNYGLTISNFTQVFMVVVLFGIGTDYNILLYNQFKNDLNEGLEKAEATMHSLKVAGKTILYSGSSVLIGFAALGLAKFSIYQSAFGVAIGVFVLLFVLLTMNPFFMATFGKKIFWPSHERVSTKESPTWKFLSKQSVLHPVIAIIAALVVTVPFLATYQSKLNYDDTTELSNDLSSKQGYQIVQKQFSKGTAEPTTIYIRANHKLNNEKDLKTLDALTKQLQKEPGVKTVASVTQPGGSALNQLYVNDQLRTLNGRMKTAQKGIKTIQKKSENTKFDSSNLKSIGSNAQSIATQLRSIQSSQTTSGSSVITGIQAKMTQVGQPLTATQTQVLSAAMQQQQAKTEAIAGKLQSVAASTKTIGSDTQAVGMQLKTIQSSLKQANAGLEQIGKGLKEADDYLVGLQKSAAANTFYIPNSVLKSDTFKQSTNAYLSQDKKSAKLTVILGTDPNSQTSMKRVDQLGDQVKAVLKGTSMNKAKVAVGGQTATISDVKKTANSDFLRTAIIMLIGILIALMFTTKSVLQPLYIIGTLIFAYFSSLSITRFISGHFLGHDLLTWNTPFFTFVMLVALGVDYSIFLMTKYRELGVYYDIPSRRIVKAASIIGTVVISAAIILGGTFAALMPSGVLTLIQVAIGVIVGLIFLIFLIPVVVGSFLRLTYPISDTIKNESGSHSERE from the coding sequence ATGAATAAGCTAAGTAAGAGATATGGGTTTGCGTTTATTGGCTGGGTAATTGCGATTTTGGTTTCCGTTATTTTGTTACCAAACATGTCGCAACTACTTGCAGATAAAGGGCAAACTAAGATTCCCGATAGTGCCCAAAGTCAGGTTGCCAAAGTGATTCAAAATAAATGGGGTCACAAAATTTCCAACACGAGACAAGTTGTTGTTGTGTTCCATGATAAAAATGGCAAACTTTCGGACACGCAACAACAAAACATCAACTCAACCATTAATTATCTAAAGAACCAAACAAAACAGCTTAATATCAAAGGGATCACTGGGCCAAATGATAGTACGATGACCCAAAAGCAACTAATTTCAAAAGATAAAACTACTCAGCTGGTTCAATTAGATGTTGGGAAGAAATATTCCGTGCAGAAAATGAACTCGGATATTAAGAAAGCATCGAAAACCGCTGGCGTAAAAACATACGTTACAGGTAGCGATGTGTTAAATGATGATTTTAGAAAAGCAACTGAAGATGGGATTAAGAAGACAGAATTGATTGCCACAATTTTCATATTGATCGTGCTAATCATTGTGTTTGCTTCACCAATTGTTCCATTAATTTCGTTATTAACTGTCGGAACATCCTTCATTATTTCGCTTAGCATTGTAATGAATCTAGCTAAAAATTACGGGTTAACAATTTCTAACTTCACCCAGGTATTCATGGTGGTGGTTCTGTTTGGAATTGGAACCGACTATAACATCTTGTTATACAATCAGTTTAAAAATGACTTAAATGAAGGTCTGGAGAAAGCCGAGGCCACAATGCATTCGCTCAAGGTGGCTGGTAAGACTATCCTTTACAGTGGTAGCTCAGTTCTCATTGGGTTTGCAGCTTTAGGACTTGCTAAGTTCTCGATTTATCAATCAGCCTTTGGAGTTGCAATTGGGGTATTTGTCCTATTGTTTGTCCTATTGACCATGAACCCATTCTTTATGGCAACCTTTGGGAAAAAGATTTTCTGGCCATCGCATGAGCGGGTGTCAACTAAAGAAAGTCCTACTTGGAAATTCTTATCTAAACAGTCTGTTTTACACCCAGTGATTGCTATTATTGCTGCACTGGTCGTTACCGTTCCTTTTTTAGCTACTTATCAAAGCAAGTTAAACTATGATGATACAACTGAACTTTCAAACGACTTGTCATCAAAGCAAGGTTATCAGATTGTCCAAAAGCAGTTCTCAAAGGGAACTGCTGAACCAACTACGATTTACATTAGAGCTAATCACAAACTCAATAACGAGAAGGATTTGAAGACGTTAGATGCGCTAACCAAGCAACTCCAAAAGGAACCTGGGGTTAAGACTGTAGCATCCGTCACTCAGCCTGGTGGTTCAGCACTTAACCAGCTTTATGTAAATGATCAGTTAAGAACCTTGAACGGGCGGATGAAGACCGCTCAAAAGGGAATTAAGACCATTCAAAAGAAGAGTGAGAACACTAAATTTGATTCTTCTAACTTGAAATCAATTGGGTCAAATGCTCAAAGTATAGCGACACAACTCCGCTCCATTCAGTCAAGTCAGACCACTAGTGGCTCGTCTGTGATTACCGGAATTCAAGCCAAAATGACTCAAGTTGGGCAACCGCTAACCGCAACGCAAACTCAAGTGTTGTCTGCTGCAATGCAGCAGCAACAAGCAAAAACCGAAGCCATTGCCGGAAAGCTTCAGTCAGTCGCAGCAAGTACTAAGACAATTGGCAGTGATACTCAAGCAGTCGGTATGCAGCTTAAAACTATTCAATCATCACTGAAGCAAGCTAATGCTGGTTTAGAGCAAATTGGTAAGGGCTTAAAAGAAGCTGATGATTACCTTGTTGGATTGCAAAAATCTGCAGCTGCCAACACGTTCTACATCCCTAACTCTGTTTTAAAGAGCGATACATTTAAGCAGTCAACCAATGCTTACCTTTCACAGGATAAGAAGTCTGCTAAATTGACCGTTATTTTGGGAACAGACCCTAACTCACAAACTTCCATGAAGCGCGTAGATCAATTAGGTGACCAAGTTAAAGCAGTGTTGAAGGGAACTTCAATGAATAAAGCAAAGGTTGCAGTTGGCGGGCAAACCGCAACGATTTCTGATGTTAAAAAGACTGCCAACAGTGACTTCTTGAGAACTGCAATAATCATGCTAATTGGAATTCTAATTGCGTTGATGTTTACAACCAAGTCAGTCTTGCAGCCACTATATATCATTGGAACTTTGATATTTGCTTACTTTAGCTCGCTTAGCATTACCAGATTTATTAGTGGCCATTTCCTTGGGCATGACTTGTTGACTTGGAATACGCCATTCTTTACCTTTGTTATGCTAGTTGCTTTGGGGGTGGATTACAGTATCTTCCTGATGACTAAGTACAGAGAATTGGGTGTCTACTATGATATTCCAAGCCGTAGAATCGTTAAGGCGGCTTCGATTATTGGAACTGTTGTTATCTCAGCCGCAATAATCCTTGGTGGTACATTTGCAGCCTTGATGCCTTCCGGGGTATTGACGTTGATTCAAGTGGCCATAGGTGTGATTGTCGGGTTAATCTTCCTGATTTTCTTGATTCCAGTTGTGGTTGGAAGCTTCTTAAGGTTAACTTACCCGATTTCTGATACCATTAAAAATGAATCAGGCTCTCATAGCGAGCGTGAATAG
- a CDS encoding TetR/AcrR family transcriptional regulator, producing MKYDLNKKPTRGAVRTLDAFAQTMFSLLQEKPFEDISVNEISNVSNFPRATFYNYFDDKYDLANYCWYVLSQEIHLEEYLKFSPEELIDVYFDRLFDLLSEKEELLDGIKKCNSMDGLLINSFLNYFKDLVRKIAEEFSNNYDNDVPPELVADHYCNTILLVLEWIFLRNNPVDKAKAHKYLSSLLNNNQLREKNVKE from the coding sequence ATGAAGTATGACTTAAATAAAAAGCCTACTAGAGGGGCTGTAAGAACCTTAGATGCATTCGCACAGACTATGTTTAGTTTGCTGCAGGAGAAGCCATTTGAGGATATTAGCGTTAATGAAATTTCGAATGTAAGTAATTTTCCCCGTGCCACGTTTTATAACTATTTCGATGATAAGTATGATTTAGCTAACTACTGCTGGTATGTTCTTAGTCAAGAGATTCATTTAGAGGAGTATTTGAAATTTAGTCCTGAAGAATTGATTGACGTATATTTTGACCGGCTCTTTGACTTGTTGTCAGAGAAAGAAGAGCTACTTGATGGCATTAAAAAATGTAATTCAATGGATGGATTATTAATTAATAGCTTTTTGAATTATTTTAAAGATTTGGTTAGAAAGATTGCTGAAGAATTTAGCAATAATTATGATAATGATGTTCCTCCTGAGTTAGTTGCTGACCATTATTGCAATACCATTTTATTAGTCTTGGAATGGATTTTTCTTCGGAATAATCCAGTCGATAAAGCTAAGGCTCACAAGTATCTTTCGTCGCTGTTAAACAATAACCAATTGAGAGAAAAGAATGTGAAGGAGTAA
- a CDS encoding LysR family transcriptional regulator — translation MFKFLETFVIVYETRSFSLAADQLFITQPTVSNQIKQLEEQVGSDLFIRQKKREVIPTKAADVLYKGANELIDIWTEVGRDIDNIEGEQRRMVEFGISQTVSRVMFSKIMGNLENKYGSKNDFLVKVSNSDDVLYQLVNHKIDIGMIEKPLVTEGIKRISVADDQLVRAGYQTGVWITRESGSGIGYYTDQYLREESIQPKKIIQVNNSGLIKQLLADGVGESIISNQDIPKKVPTIEIGNHFSRSIYLIVRDSDYHDKKFAELVEEIVKTSN, via the coding sequence ATGTTTAAATTTCTTGAGACATTTGTAATTGTATACGAAACCAGAAGCTTTTCATTGGCTGCCGACCAATTGTTCATTACCCAGCCAACGGTTTCAAATCAGATTAAGCAACTTGAGGAGCAGGTTGGATCAGATCTGTTTATTAGACAAAAAAAGCGAGAAGTAATTCCAACTAAAGCAGCAGATGTTCTATATAAAGGGGCTAATGAATTAATAGATATTTGGACAGAGGTTGGTCGTGACATTGATAATATCGAAGGCGAACAACGCAGAATGGTTGAATTTGGTATTTCTCAGACCGTTTCTCGGGTGATGTTTTCAAAAATAATGGGTAATCTTGAAAATAAATATGGAAGTAAAAATGATTTTTTAGTAAAAGTTAGTAATTCAGACGATGTTCTATATCAATTGGTGAACCATAAGATTGATATTGGTATGATTGAAAAACCATTAGTAACGGAAGGAATCAAGCGAATTTCAGTGGCTGATGACCAACTAGTAAGGGCAGGTTACCAGACTGGAGTATGGATTACTCGGGAAAGCGGCTCAGGGATTGGTTACTATACTGATCAGTATTTACGTGAAGAGAGTATTCAACCAAAGAAAATTATTCAGGTTAATAATAGCGGTTTGATTAAGCAGCTTCTTGCTGACGGGGTTGGTGAATCAATCATTTCAAATCAAGATATTCCGAAAAAAGTACCAACAATAGAAATTGGAAATCACTTTTCACGGAGTATCTATTTAATAGTTAGAGATTCTGATTATCATGATAAAAAATTTGCGGAATTAGTAGAAGAAATTGTCAAAACTTCAAACTGA
- a CDS encoding TDT family transporter produces the protein MKTLFRQVPLPICGLILGIASLGNLFKALGLNVVANGFGIISSVLMLLVLCKIVTDFKHTIMDIKDPIIASVAPTFTMALMIIATFIKAWGAPSLAAVIWVAAVILQFVIIGAFFYFHMLVPSVGLENVYPSWFVTFVGIGVIPVTAPNFIVQLGTPVLWLSLLLYAVLLPIVCVRLLRRELPFEATLPLLTIMAAPASLCLTGYLSMTSHPSWGFSLFMLILAQTLYWGTLAKIVKYVRLSFYPSFAAFTFPLVISATALNLFNKTFVLTNNLNQILNGLVYVELVIATSMVLFVLVRYVAFLAKKFQVQLSELKNETL, from the coding sequence ATGAAGACATTGTTTAGGCAAGTGCCACTACCAATTTGTGGACTAATTTTAGGAATTGCATCTTTAGGAAATTTGTTCAAGGCACTTGGACTCAATGTAGTTGCTAACGGGTTCGGAATTATCTCATCCGTTTTGATGCTGCTAGTTTTATGCAAGATCGTTACTGATTTTAAACACACAATTATGGACATTAAAGATCCAATCATTGCATCTGTTGCTCCAACCTTCACGATGGCCTTGATGATTATTGCTACTTTCATTAAAGCTTGGGGAGCTCCTAGCTTAGCTGCTGTAATCTGGGTTGCCGCAGTCATTCTCCAGTTCGTAATCATCGGTGCATTCTTCTACTTCCACATGTTAGTTCCATCAGTTGGTTTAGAAAATGTCTATCCAAGCTGGTTTGTAACATTTGTTGGAATTGGTGTAATCCCTGTTACTGCACCCAACTTTATCGTTCAACTAGGAACACCAGTGTTATGGCTCTCACTACTACTCTACGCAGTATTACTACCAATTGTCTGCGTTCGCTTACTTAGAAGGGAACTACCATTCGAAGCAACTTTACCATTGCTAACAATCATGGCTGCTCCTGCATCACTTTGCTTAACTGGCTACTTATCAATGACTAGCCACCCATCATGGGGATTCAGCTTATTTATGCTAATCCTAGCTCAAACATTATACTGGGGAACTTTAGCAAAAATCGTTAAGTATGTTCGCCTTTCATTCTATCCAAGCTTTGCAGCATTCACATTTCCTCTCGTAATATCAGCAACCGCACTAAACTTGTTTAACAAAACATTTGTACTAACAAACAACCTAAACCAGATTCTTAACGGCTTGGTTTATGTAGAACTAGTTATCGCAACATCAATGGTACTATTCGTTCTCGTACGTTACGTTGCCTTTCTTGCCAAGAAATTTCAAGTTCAACTATCAGAATTAAAAAATGAGACTTTGTAA
- a CDS encoding metallophosphoesterase family protein, with protein sequence MSSKRSLEDYRFPMKPSSWLEVKKPVAVYQQPSFLKQYRTDRVISSGERVNYQAKVKGIDNDSFWAELLDGSYLPMYAPKDLRKITKLPRPGRYEKVGNILDQNAEQPWENIWPYSAKSKGKKIDVNGRKTGSFLANVTDWEKGLDLNHEDFDSEFIPTEQEKLALDMFDAEVRKDMDSTDKLIAYVTDTHIDSYQTPGSVSVLRSLRLLSYYAKNYGVDLVIHGGDLNDGNKPREISFQDVMLGTQAIKESEKPFIILNGNHDDNSGYARDNSGYLVDQLITNEQAWEIRQSNFLNRRENENHAVYGTYDIPESPFRVIVLDGFDQADLVPGEDGEIHFSSFRHGYTHYSREQIEWLTDQLNNFPEDKQALFVNHIAVNGVDNWVNTYDMAGRRRSEHSYLKTLFENNEVTNIPGVQESRQVFNLISQFKQKTDRVVGYISGHTHQDNYAYKNGIWFVTQTSGIADRGDGAEKYRNPQKSIRSLSGINANAWSVFRLSSKTATVNQYRFGWRNRASFLEKWHY encoded by the coding sequence ATGTCATCAAAAAGGTCTTTAGAAGACTATCGGTTTCCGATGAAACCAAGTAGTTGGTTGGAAGTTAAAAAGCCGGTGGCTGTGTACCAGCAGCCATCATTTTTAAAGCAATATCGGACCGATAGAGTAATCTCTAGCGGTGAACGGGTCAATTATCAGGCCAAGGTAAAGGGAATTGATAATGACTCTTTTTGGGCTGAATTACTGGATGGCAGTTACCTACCAATGTATGCACCCAAAGATTTAAGAAAGATTACTAAGTTACCGCGACCGGGTAGATATGAAAAGGTTGGGAATATTTTAGACCAGAATGCCGAACAGCCCTGGGAAAACATTTGGCCATATTCGGCTAAATCTAAGGGTAAAAAAATTGATGTTAATGGTCGTAAAACGGGCTCATTTTTAGCAAACGTTACTGATTGGGAAAAAGGATTGGATTTGAACCATGAAGACTTTGATTCTGAATTTATTCCAACCGAGCAAGAAAAATTAGCACTTGATATGTTTGATGCTGAAGTTAGAAAAGATATGGACAGTACAGATAAGCTGATTGCTTACGTGACTGATACTCATATTGATAGTTATCAAACACCAGGTTCGGTTTCCGTATTACGAAGTTTGCGGTTACTGAGTTATTACGCTAAAAATTATGGTGTGGATTTAGTTATTCATGGTGGTGACTTGAATGATGGTAACAAACCAAGGGAGATAAGTTTTCAAGATGTCATGCTAGGAACTCAAGCAATTAAAGAATCCGAAAAACCATTTATCATTTTGAACGGAAACCATGACGATAATTCAGGTTACGCTAGGGATAACTCAGGTTACTTAGTCGATCAACTGATTACTAACGAACAAGCATGGGAAATTCGCCAAAGCAATTTCTTGAATCGACGTGAGAACGAAAACCACGCTGTTTATGGAACGTATGATATTCCAGAATCGCCATTCAGGGTCATCGTTCTGGATGGATTTGACCAAGCAGACTTAGTTCCAGGAGAGGATGGGGAGATTCACTTTAGTAGTTTCCGCCATGGATACACTCATTACAGTCGGGAACAGATAGAGTGGTTAACTGACCAGCTCAATAACTTTCCTGAAGATAAGCAAGCCTTGTTTGTAAATCACATTGCTGTTAATGGCGTGGATAACTGGGTTAACACTTATGATATGGCTGGCCGTAGACGTTCTGAGCATTCTTATCTAAAAACCTTATTTGAAAATAATGAAGTTACTAACATTCCAGGTGTTCAAGAAAGCCGCCAAGTGTTTAATTTGATCAGTCAGTTTAAGCAAAAGACTGACAGGGTGGTTGGTTATATTTCCGGTCACACTCACCAAGACAACTATGCTTATAAAAATGGAATCTGGTTTGTTACGCAAACCTCTGGAATTGCCGACCGTGGTGACGGTGCTGAAAAGTATCGAAATCCACAGAAGTCAATTAGGAGTCTTTCAGGTATCAATGCTAATGCTTGGTCAGTATTTAGATTGAGTTCAAAGACGGCAACCGTAAACCAATATAGATTTGGTTGGCGAAACAGAGCTTCGTTTTTGGAAAAGTGGCATTATTGA
- a CDS encoding MarR family winged helix-turn-helix transcriptional regulator: MIARSLDSIANIEFKDYALNKGQYLYLVRVFENPGIIQEHLAEMIKVDRTTAARSVKKLITNEILTRKPDPENKKIWHLYATDKGKRIAPIIIRENQYSNERALSGISDDDAKKLATLLEQVNNNINEDWHYVKKGNHRKY, translated from the coding sequence ATGATTGCCAGATCACTGGATTCAATCGCAAACATTGAATTTAAAGACTATGCATTAAATAAGGGTCAATACCTATATCTTGTCCGCGTTTTTGAAAATCCCGGGATCATTCAAGAGCATTTAGCAGAAATGATCAAAGTTGATCGGACAACAGCCGCTCGTTCAGTTAAGAAGCTGATAACTAACGAAATTTTGACCAGGAAACCAGACCCCGAGAATAAGAAAATTTGGCATCTTTACGCCACAGATAAGGGTAAGCGAATCGCACCTATTATTATTCGAGAAAACCAATACTCCAATGAGCGGGCATTGTCTGGAATTAGCGATGATGATGCAAAAAAACTAGCCACTTTATTGGAGCAAGTTAACAATAATATCAATGAAGATTGGCACTATGTAAAAAAAGGTAATCACAGAAAATACTAA
- the ahpC gene encoding alkyl hydroperoxide reductase subunit C, producing MSFIGKEIEEFSVNAYQNGDVHEVSKKDMLGHWSVVLFYPADFSFVCPTELGDLADLYEEFQSVGAEVYSVSEDTEFVHQAWHERSEEVGKVKYPMLADPAGKLARFFDVLDEEAGQAYRGVFIIDPEGKIRSYTINDMGVGRNASEVLRTLEAAQFVAEHGDRVCPANWKPAEKTLQPGTKLVGKI from the coding sequence ATGAGTTTTATCGGTAAAGAAATCGAAGAGTTTTCTGTGAACGCGTACCAGAATGGGGATGTCCACGAAGTATCTAAAAAAGATATGTTGGGGCACTGGTCAGTAGTATTGTTTTACCCAGCTGATTTTTCATTTGTTTGTCCTACAGAGTTAGGGGATTTGGCAGACTTGTATGAAGAGTTCCAAAGTGTTGGGGCTGAGGTTTATTCAGTTTCTGAAGATACTGAATTTGTTCACCAAGCTTGGCACGAACGCAGTGAAGAGGTTGGCAAAGTTAAGTACCCGATGCTTGCTGATCCAGCAGGAAAGTTAGCTAGATTCTTTGATGTCCTTGATGAAGAGGCCGGCCAAGCATATCGTGGTGTCTTTATCATTGATCCTGAAGGAAAGATTCGGTCATACACCATTAACGATATGGGTGTTGGTCGTAATGCAAGTGAAGTTTTGAGAACACTTGAGGCAGCACAATTTGTCGCAGAACATGGTGATCGGGTTTGCCCTGCAAACTGGAAACCAGCAGAGAAAACTTTGCAACCGGGAACTAAGCTGGTTGGAAAAATCTAA
- a CDS encoding aminotransferase, giving the protein MQIAGFGVEEWLNVWERKATYDIAQSTIASMTMKEILNIDGSNGQSFYDLLDQQKMNYGWIEGSPEFKEEVAKLYKHVDSDNVLQTNGATGANHLALYSLIEPGDQVIAEYPSYQQLYDIPKSLGAKVDYWTIHEDDNWYPDIEELKQLVSRETKMICLNNANNPTGTVLDTNFLKQVVEIAKSVDAYVLVDEVYLPLDNPESFTSIVDLYDKGIATNSLSKTYSVPGIRIGWTASNAEVADIFRKYRDYTMICAGVFNDMLAVHVLRNKDKILSRNKQLVMNNLKIYQEWIENEPKVSLIMPQAVSTSFPKIDINEDIEEFCIKLLKEKGVLLVPGNRFDMPGHVRLGYCAQEDTLKQGLAKLSEFLKEY; this is encoded by the coding sequence ATGCAAATTGCTGGATTTGGTGTCGAAGAATGGCTTAACGTTTGGGAACGGAAAGCAACTTACGATATCGCTCAAAGCACCATTGCTTCAATGACCATGAAAGAAATTTTAAACATTGATGGTAGTAATGGACAAAGCTTTTACGATCTACTCGACCAACAAAAGATGAACTACGGTTGGATCGAGGGCTCACCTGAATTTAAAGAAGAAGTGGCCAAACTATATAAGCATGTGGATTCAGATAACGTACTGCAAACTAACGGTGCCACTGGTGCCAATCACCTTGCACTGTATTCATTAATTGAACCTGGTGACCAAGTAATCGCTGAATACCCTTCATACCAACAGCTTTACGATATCCCAAAGTCATTAGGTGCTAAAGTTGATTACTGGACCATTCACGAAGATGACAACTGGTATCCAGATATCGAAGAATTAAAGCAGCTTGTTTCACGTGAAACAAAAATGATTTGTTTAAATAACGCCAATAACCCAACAGGAACTGTGCTAGACACTAACTTCTTAAAACAAGTAGTAGAAATTGCCAAGTCAGTTGACGCCTACGTATTAGTCGATGAGGTTTACCTACCCTTAGACAACCCAGAGAGCTTTACTTCTATCGTCGACTTATACGACAAGGGAATTGCTACAAATTCACTATCAAAAACCTATTCGGTCCCCGGTATTCGAATCGGATGGACAGCTTCAAATGCTGAAGTTGCAGACATCTTTAGAAAATACCGTGACTACACGATGATTTGTGCCGGAGTATTCAACGACATGCTGGCAGTTCACGTTCTCCGGAATAAAGATAAGATTCTTAGCCGTAACAAACAGTTAGTTATGAACAACTTAAAAATCTACCAAGAATGGATTGAAAATGAGCCAAAAGTGAGTTTGATCATGCCACAAGCAGTCTCTACATCCTTTCCTAAAATTGATATTAACGAAGATATTGAAGAGTTCTGCATTAAGTTGCTTAAAGAAAAAGGCGTTTTGTTGGTTCCCGGAAATCGTTTCGACATGCCAGGCCATGTTCGCTTGGGATATTGTGCTCAAGAAGATACATTAAAACAAGGATTAGCAAAACTTTCAGAATTTTTGAAAGAATACTAA